A single region of the Apodemus sylvaticus chromosome 7, mApoSyl1.1, whole genome shotgun sequence genome encodes:
- the LOC127689445 gene encoding baculoviral IAP repeat-containing protein 3 isoform X1 has protein sequence MNMVQDSAFLAKLMKSADTFELKYDFSCELYRLSTYSAFPRGVPVSERSLARAGFYYTGVNDKVKCFCCGLKLDNWKQGDSPVEKHRKLYPSCSFVQTLNPANSLEASPQPSLSSTVMSSTPPCFAGSESTGYFSGSYSSYPSDPVNFQANQDCPALSTSPYQFAMSTEKARFLTYQTWPLSFLSPAELARAGFYYIGPGDRVACFACGGKLSNWEPKDDALSEHRRHFPHCPFLKDLGQSASRYTVSNLSMQTHAARVRTFSNWPSSAPVHPQELASAGFYYTGHSDDVKCFCCDGGLRCWESGDDPWVEHAKWFPRCEYLIRIKGQGFVSQVQASYPHLLEQLLSTSESPEDENAEAAIVHFGAGEGSEDAVMMSTPVVKAALEMGFSRSLVRQTVQRQILATGENYRTVSDLVIGLLDAEDEMREERTTEQAVEEEESDDLALIRKNKMVLFQHLTCVPPMLDCLLSARAITEQEYDAVKQKPHPLQARTLIDTVLAKGNTAATSFRNSLQETDPALYRDIFVKQNIRSLPTDDNAVLPMEEQLRKLQEERTCKVCMDREVSIVFIPCGHLVVCRDCAPALRKCPICRGTIKGTVRTFLS, from the exons ATGAACATGGTTCAAGACAGCGCCTTCCTGGCCAAGCTGATGAAGAGTGCCGACACCTTTGAGCTGAAGTACGACTTTTCGTGTGAGCTGTACCGCTTGTCCACGTACTCAGCTTTTCCCAGGGGAGTTCCTGTCTCAGAAAGGAGTCTGGCTCGTGCTGGCTTTTACTACACTGGTGTCAATGACAAGGTCAAGTGCTTCTGCTGCGGCCTGAAGCTGGACAACTGGAAACAAGGGGACAGTCCCGTTGAGAAGCACAGAAAGCTGTACCCCAGCTGCAGCTTTGTACAGACTCTGAATCCAGCCAACAGTCTGGAAGCTAGCCCTCagccttccctttcctccacagTGATGAGCTCCACACCCCCATGCTTCGCAGGTTCCGAGAGCACTGGCTATTTCAGCGGCTCTTACTCAAGCTATCCCTCAGACCCCGTCAACTTCCAAGCAAATCAAGATTGTCCTGCTCTGAGCACAAGTCCCTACCAGTTTGCAATGAGCACAGAGAAGGCCAGATTTCTCACCTATCAAACGTGGCCGTTGTCTTTTCTGTCACCAGCAGAACTGGCCAGAGCCGGCTTCTACTACATAGGACCTGGAGACAGGGTGGCCTGCTTTGCGTGTGGTGGGAAACTGAGCAACTGGGAACCAAAGGATGACGCCCTGTCAGAGCATCGCAGACATTTTCCCCACTGTCCATTCTTAAAAGACCTGGGTCAGTCTGCTTCGAGATACACTGTCTCTAACCTGAGCATGCAGACACACGCAGCCCGTGTTAGAACATTCTCTAACTGGCCTTCTAGTGCTCCAGTTCATCCCCAGGAACTTGCAAGCGCGGGCTTTTATTATACAG gaCACAGTGATGACGTCAAGTGCTTTTGCTGTGATGGTGGGCTGAGGTGCTGGGAGTCTGGAGATGACCCCTGGGTGGAACATGCCAAGTGGTTTCCAAG GTGTGAGTACTTGATCAGAATCAAAGGCCAAGGGTTTGTCAGCCAAGTCCAAGCCAGTTACCCTCATCTACTTGAGCAG CTATTATCTACATCAGAGTCCCCGGAAGACGAGAATGCAGAAGCAGCAA TCGTGCATTTCGGCGCTGGAGAAGGTTCAGAGGACGCGGTGATGATGAGCACGCCTGTGGTTAAAGCAGCCTTGGAAATGGGCTTCAGTAGGAGTCTGGTGAGACAGACTGTGCAGCGCCAGATCCTGGCCACTGGTGAGAACTACAGGACGGTCAGTGACCTCGTGATAGGCTTACTCGACGCGGAAGATGAGATGCGAGAGGAGCGGACGACGGAGCAGGCGGTCGAGGAGGAGGAGTCAG ATGATCTAGCATTAATCCGGAAGAACAAAATGGTGCTCTTTCAACATTTAACGTGTGTGCCACCGATGCTGGATTGCCTCCTAAGTGCAAGGGCCATCACTGAGCAGGAGTATGATGCTGTGAAACAGAAACCACACCCCTTACAAGCAAGAACACTGATTGATACTGTGTTAGCAAAAGGAAACACTGCGGCGACCTCATTCAGAAACTCCCTTCAGGAAACTGACCCTGCATTATACAGAGATATATTTG tgAAACAGAACATTAGGAGTCTTCCCACAGATGACAATGCAG TTCTACCGATGGAAGAACAGTTGCGGAAGCTCCAGGAGGAGAGAACGTGTAAAGTGTGTATGGACCGAGAGGTGTCCATCGTGTTCATTCCCTGCGGCCATCTGGTCGTGTGCAGAGACTGTGCTCCTGCGCTGAGGAAGTGTCCCATCTGTCGAGGGACCATCAAGGGCACAGTGCGCACATTTCTCTCCTGA
- the LOC127689445 gene encoding putative inhibitor of apoptosis isoform X2, with protein MNMVQDSAFLAKLMKSADTFELKYDFSCELYRLSTYSAFPRGVPVSERSLARAGFYYTGVNDKVKCFCCGLKLDNWKQGDSPVEKHRKLYPSCSFVQTLNPANSLEASPQPSLSSTVMSSTPPCFAGSESTGYFSGSYSSYPSDPVNFQANQDCPALSTSPYQFAMSTEKARFLTYQTWPLSFLSPAELARAGFYYIGPGDRVACFACGGKLSNWEPKDDALSEHRRHFPHCPFLKDLGQSASRYTVSNLSMQTHAARVRTFSNWPSSAPVHPQELASAGFYYTGHSDDVKCFCCDGGLRCWESGDDPWVEHAKWFPRCEYLIRIKGQGFVSQVQASYPHLLEQLLSTSESPEDENAEAANDLALIRKNKMVLFQHLTCVPPMLDCLLSARAITEQEYDAVKQKPHPLQARTLIDTVLAKGNTAATSFRNSLQETDPALYRDIFVKQNIRSLPTDDNAVLPMEEQLRKLQEERTCKVCMDREVSIVFIPCGHLVVCRDCAPALRKCPICRGTIKGTVRTFLS; from the exons ATGAACATGGTTCAAGACAGCGCCTTCCTGGCCAAGCTGATGAAGAGTGCCGACACCTTTGAGCTGAAGTACGACTTTTCGTGTGAGCTGTACCGCTTGTCCACGTACTCAGCTTTTCCCAGGGGAGTTCCTGTCTCAGAAAGGAGTCTGGCTCGTGCTGGCTTTTACTACACTGGTGTCAATGACAAGGTCAAGTGCTTCTGCTGCGGCCTGAAGCTGGACAACTGGAAACAAGGGGACAGTCCCGTTGAGAAGCACAGAAAGCTGTACCCCAGCTGCAGCTTTGTACAGACTCTGAATCCAGCCAACAGTCTGGAAGCTAGCCCTCagccttccctttcctccacagTGATGAGCTCCACACCCCCATGCTTCGCAGGTTCCGAGAGCACTGGCTATTTCAGCGGCTCTTACTCAAGCTATCCCTCAGACCCCGTCAACTTCCAAGCAAATCAAGATTGTCCTGCTCTGAGCACAAGTCCCTACCAGTTTGCAATGAGCACAGAGAAGGCCAGATTTCTCACCTATCAAACGTGGCCGTTGTCTTTTCTGTCACCAGCAGAACTGGCCAGAGCCGGCTTCTACTACATAGGACCTGGAGACAGGGTGGCCTGCTTTGCGTGTGGTGGGAAACTGAGCAACTGGGAACCAAAGGATGACGCCCTGTCAGAGCATCGCAGACATTTTCCCCACTGTCCATTCTTAAAAGACCTGGGTCAGTCTGCTTCGAGATACACTGTCTCTAACCTGAGCATGCAGACACACGCAGCCCGTGTTAGAACATTCTCTAACTGGCCTTCTAGTGCTCCAGTTCATCCCCAGGAACTTGCAAGCGCGGGCTTTTATTATACAG gaCACAGTGATGACGTCAAGTGCTTTTGCTGTGATGGTGGGCTGAGGTGCTGGGAGTCTGGAGATGACCCCTGGGTGGAACATGCCAAGTGGTTTCCAAG GTGTGAGTACTTGATCAGAATCAAAGGCCAAGGGTTTGTCAGCCAAGTCCAAGCCAGTTACCCTCATCTACTTGAGCAG CTATTATCTACATCAGAGTCCCCGGAAGACGAGAATGCAGAAGCAGCAA ATGATCTAGCATTAATCCGGAAGAACAAAATGGTGCTCTTTCAACATTTAACGTGTGTGCCACCGATGCTGGATTGCCTCCTAAGTGCAAGGGCCATCACTGAGCAGGAGTATGATGCTGTGAAACAGAAACCACACCCCTTACAAGCAAGAACACTGATTGATACTGTGTTAGCAAAAGGAAACACTGCGGCGACCTCATTCAGAAACTCCCTTCAGGAAACTGACCCTGCATTATACAGAGATATATTTG tgAAACAGAACATTAGGAGTCTTCCCACAGATGACAATGCAG TTCTACCGATGGAAGAACAGTTGCGGAAGCTCCAGGAGGAGAGAACGTGTAAAGTGTGTATGGACCGAGAGGTGTCCATCGTGTTCATTCCCTGCGGCCATCTGGTCGTGTGCAGAGACTGTGCTCCTGCGCTGAGGAAGTGTCCCATCTGTCGAGGGACCATCAAGGGCACAGTGCGCACATTTCTCTCCTGA